The window GGAAGCGATACAGCCGATCAGCAGTCTTTTTCTTCCAAAGGTTCTTCCGAGCCAGTCGGTCATGGGCAGGACGACCGCGTTGGAGACGAGATAACTGGTCAGGACCCAGGTGGCTTGGGAATTGCTTGCGGCAAGACCACCGGCGATATAGGGAAGAGCCACGTTGAGAATGGTCGTATCCAGGACTTCCATGAAAGTGGCCAACATCACCGAAAGGGCGATTATCCAGGGATTATGCCTGGGCTTCCAGGCAAGTTCGTTTGTCGACTGGCCATCCATAAAAGCTATATAAAGTGGTCAATCGATTATAGCAATAGAATAAAAGGGCTTGAGGTCTTTGCCAGGGAAAAGACTCTTTTTAAGAAAGGTCTCTTTTCTAAAAAGAGCTGTTAACAAAAAAGAAGAAATGTAGAATAAAAGTCTTTTAAATTGAAAGAAAAAAATTTATTTATTTTTTAAGGATGGATTTAGTCCTTGTACAAAATGCGGAAGCTCTTCCTAAAGAGCAGGATCCGGATCGTCCCCTTACGGCTAAAGGCATTGAAACGGCTTCCCAGTTGGGCAAGTTTTTTAAATCCATGGGTTTCAACCCAAGAAAAATTTATCATTCACCCAAGGAAAGAAGCAGGCAAACCGCCGAGATTATAGGCAAAGCTCTTTCAAACGAAGTCAAGCTCCAGCTTTTTAAAGGTCTTTTACCGGGAGACTCGATTGCCGATCTTCTCAAGGAGATAAAAAAAATAGGGGAAGATTCGATTATCGTTGGCCACGAACCCACCCTTTCGAAGCTTTCAACAAGGCTCTTGGTAAAATCCAAGGTTTCTTCCTTTTTCCAGATGGAACCTTGCTGTTGTGTCTGGTTAAGTTACGATAACAAACACAAGGAATGTCTTCTCAAGGGTTTCTTTAGAAGCCAGGCTTTGTCCGCCCTGGAAAAAAGAATCAATGGGAGAACCAAGAAATCCACCCTCCAGCGGTCCTGAGGAAGGCACTCTCCAGCCTTAAGTCCCAGGAGCCATTGCCAACCGGTTCAGGCGGTGTGGTTGTAGGTCAGAGCTGGAAAAATCAATAGGGCTTGTGCATCCTTTGGCTACGAAAGAACATTTTTCGGTAGAAGCCTGCGATTCCTGGGGGGGTTATATTTAGCTTTCCCAACTTTGCGCTTTAGAAGTGAGTACCAAAGTAAAGTGCAGGAAGGGGTGTGTAGGCGCGGTTACTCAAAAGCAATGTCTTGCGCCCATCAAGGAAATGAGCACTAGAAGTTTTGTATTACCCAAGAATCTTAAAATTGGAAACTTAACATTGGCTCTCCGCTTGCATTCTTCTTCATAACCGTTTTCCATCGCCAGGAAATCACCTAACCAATTGAAACACAACATCATTTCAAAGAGCGGCACATCCCCGAGGGGGAGGAAACGGCGTTGATGAGGATTTCCTCTACAGTCCCAACCGAGCCGCCACGTCCTTGTACTCCGGGTCCTCGGCACAGAGCTTCTCGAGCTCGCTGCGCGCCCGCTTCGGCTTCCCGAGCTCCTCGTAGACCAGGACCCGTTCGTACCGGAGTGTCCGGATCAGCTCCTCGGTGAGGGCTTTCCTCCGGCGCAGGGCACCCGCCAGGGTCTCCCGCGCCGCGTACAGGATCCCGAGCCCGCGCATGGCCCTGGCCTTGTAGATCAGCAGAGCGGCGTGGACCGGCTTCTTGTTCTCAATGCCTTTGGTCAACCGCACGATCTTCCGGCAGATGTTCTTGTCGCCTGGGCGGGCGGTGAGCATCAGTTCAGCGAAGGACAGCTTCACAAGCACGTCGTCGGGTTCGAGACGCTTGAGCCTCTCCAGGCAGGCAATCGCATCATCCCAGTGCTCTTGACGCTGTTAGACCTCCACCAGGCTCAACAGCACGTCGCGGAGATCTGGGCCCACGTGTGCGGATACCTCGTCTGTGATGGGCGGTTCATGCTCGCGGAGATGCCGTACTTGGAGAAGTAGCGGCCCAGAAGGCTGTGCTTATCGGAAGCCGTCGCAAGGTAGTTCGCGGCTTCTTCCATCTGATCCTGCTTGAGTGCCAGGAAACCGGCAAGATACGCACCTTCGGCTAGGTGGACGGCTTTCTCGAGGTGTTCAAGGGCCTTCTCTTCGTTGCAAAGGACCAACTCTCGGCACCCGTCCACCAGGGCCTCCTTGTCGTCCGGCGTGATGAGCCGCTTGAAGAGATCCAGTGTCAGCCGGTCTTCCGGACGGACCATTGGGACGACCGGAGTTGAGTAGGACGCGCTTCTCCTGCCACCTGCCCTCCCGCTCGGAAGCATGGTCATGTAGAAAAGGCCTGTTCCTGGCATGCCCACCGGGGCCCGCTTGCCCCTCGGACCGATGGTAAACTTCGCTCCGCACGGCCCGAAGGAGAGAGAGCCGCCCGGCTTGCTCAGGTTTAGGGTTACGCCCGGTGCGATCCTGATTCGTTTCCAGAAGCGGAAGCTCATCCGGAACGTCCCTGTTACCCTTCTAGCGGATACGGATCCTTGCCGTATGGGTGTTCCGTCTGGATCGTGCTGTCCTGCTTGTGAATGATCACTTCTCCAAGCGCCTTCTTCTTCGCCGATTCCTTGGCATGGGCTATGGCCTCGGCCTTCGAATTGTGGCTGCTGGACAGCCTTGACGCATTTTCCACTTTGACGTTCCAGCCGCCGTCGGTTCGATGAGTCACATGGCAAGTCTTATGTCTTGGCATTGTTTCACCTCCATGCATATCATTCCCTCAAGGTGCATCCTGTCTTCCCCCGCAGCCGGCAGTGCATGGTCTTGAGTCGACCACCATCGAAATATGGGAGCTCGATCTTCTCGTCGATGGTCGTGCAGTAGTTCTCAGCAAACAGTTGCAAGTGTGCTGCATCCCGAGCCACATCAGCGTCGGCGGGGAGGTGCTGAAGAATGGCGTTACTCACAAACATGATGAATTTGCTGCGAGCTCGGGTTAAAGTCACGTTAAATCGCCTCGGGTTCAGAATGAATGCCTCTTCTGCGGCGACGAAATCGCGGTCAGCGACGACATAACTTGCTATCATCATGTCCCTCTCCTGGCCTTGGAACCTGTCTACCGTATCCACGAATGGGGGTGGTTCCATGGGCATCCCAGCTGCGTCTACCAGGAGGTTTCTGATAGTGGACATCTGCGCCCGGTGAGGTGTCACTATGCCTAGATGCTTGGACCAGAAATCATGGTCACCGGGACC is drawn from Methylacidiphilum infernorum V4 and contains these coding sequences:
- the sixA gene encoding phosphohistidine phosphatase SixA → MDLVLVQNAEALPKEQDPDRPLTAKGIETASQLGKFFKSMGFNPRKIYHSPKERSRQTAEIIGKALSNEVKLQLFKGLLPGDSIADLLKEIKKIGEDSIIVGHEPTLSKLSTRLLVKSKVSSFFQMEPCCCVWLSYDNKHKECLLKGFFRSQALSALEKRINGRTKKSTLQRS
- a CDS encoding DUF4236 domain-containing protein is translated as MSFRFWKRIRIAPGVTLNLSKPGGSLSFGPCGAKFTIGPRGKRAPVGMPGTGLFYMTMLPSGRAGGRRSASYSTPVVPMVRPEDRLTLDLFKRLITPDDKEALVDGCRELVLCNEEKALEHLEKAVHLAEGAYLAGFLALKQDQMEEAANYLATASDKHSLLGRYFSKYGISASMNRPSQTRYPHTWAQISATCC
- a CDS encoding DUF2188 domain-containing protein is translated as MPRHKTCHVTHRTDGGWNVKVENASRLSSSHNSKAEAIAHAKESAKKKALGEVIIHKQDSTIQTEHPYGKDPYPLEG